A DNA window from Pseudomonas sp. B21-056 contains the following coding sequences:
- the xdhC gene encoding xanthine dehydrogenase accessory protein XdhC produces the protein MYNWISALADLQTRSEPCVLVTIIEELGSTPRNAGSKMVVSASQTFDTIGGGHLEYKAMEIARQMLASGQQNTHLERFSLGASLGQCCGGVTVLLFEPMGQVQAQIAVFGAGHVGRALVPLLASLPCRVRWIDSREAEFPEQLPHGVQKIVSEDPLDEIDDLPAGSYCIVMTHNHQLDLELSAAILKRNDFAYFGLIGSKTKRVKFEHRLRDRGFDSGTLQRLRCPMGIGEVKGKLPVEIAISIAGEIIATYNANFGQHTARAEPIAKLLPVSRRSQANS, from the coding sequence ATGTACAACTGGATCAGCGCCCTCGCCGACCTGCAAACCCGCAGCGAACCCTGCGTGTTGGTGACGATCATCGAAGAACTCGGCTCGACCCCGCGTAACGCCGGTTCGAAGATGGTCGTCAGCGCCAGCCAGACGTTCGACACCATCGGTGGCGGGCACCTGGAATACAAGGCCATGGAGATCGCCCGGCAAATGCTCGCCAGCGGCCAGCAGAACACCCATCTGGAGCGCTTCAGCCTCGGCGCCAGCCTGGGCCAGTGCTGTGGCGGCGTGACCGTGCTGCTGTTCGAACCCATGGGCCAGGTGCAGGCGCAGATTGCCGTGTTCGGCGCCGGTCATGTCGGCAGGGCCCTGGTGCCGCTGCTGGCGAGCCTGCCGTGTCGGGTGCGCTGGATCGACTCGCGGGAAGCCGAGTTTCCCGAGCAACTGCCCCACGGCGTACAGAAAATCGTCAGCGAAGACCCGCTGGATGAAATCGATGACTTGCCCGCCGGCAGCTACTGCATCGTCATGACCCACAACCATCAGCTTGACCTGGAACTGAGCGCGGCGATCCTCAAGCGCAACGACTTTGCCTACTTCGGCCTGATCGGCTCGAAGACCAAGCGGGTCAAGTTCGAACATCGCTTGCGCGACCGCGGCTTCGACAGCGGCACCTTGCAACGCCTGCGTTGCCCGATGGGCATCGGCGAAGTCAAAGGCAAGTTGCCTGTGGAAATCGCCATCTCCATCGCCGGCGAAATCATCGCCACCTATAACGCGAATTTCGGCCAGCACACCGCTCGCGCCGAACCCATCGCCAAGCTGCTGCCGGTTTCGCGCCGCAGCCAAGCCAATTCCTGA